The DNA region GTGCTGGGGGAGGCTGGCTGCACCTCAGCACCCCTCCCCCGACACCCCCCACTTAGCCTGTTCCAACCGCAGACTTCCTCTGGCAGCTGCGCCCGCCTCCCCCAGCCCCCGGCCCTGCACGCCTGGGGCCCTCAGGGACTGGGAGTGGAACGGAAACCCTACAGCTGGGGCAGCCccatggtggggagggaggaagaggggccTCACGGACCCCTGCTTGGGGACCTGGCCAAGCAGATGAGCAGTTGCCTCGGGGTGGGTCCAGGCCCCTCCATCCTCCAGTCCTCCATCCTCCATCCCAGGCCTCAGGGAGAGCCAGCCCTGACACCAGCTAGCaacctctttccctccctcccatctcctcccccacccacccaggCAGCCTAGACACATTTAACCCATGCTTACTGACTACTTACTAACATGCTTGACCCAGAAAGCCCCCTTCTCCTAGCAGCTTATTGTGGGGGGTAgataatagacataaaaaatgAGTACAATTATCTCCTGATTAGGTGGCATTCGAGGAAAAAGGCGCTGAGTGCTGGGGTGGGCTGCAGTTATAGACATCAGGGTAGAGGTTAAGGTCAGGTTCAGCCTCACTGGGGTGACCTTTGAGCATGGTGAGCAGGCCATGCagcctggggaaggggagggtgggaggaggtggagctttccgggcagagggaacagccagtgcaaaggccatAGGTAGATGACTGTATGCAGCAGTTGGGGGAGGTGAGTGGTAGGGAGAAGGTTGGAGGAATGGGGGCTGATCTCACAGGGCCAGAGCCTGGTTGACCAAATAAGGCGTTGGTCTTCTCTGCTTGGCTGTCCCAAGAGGatcccaaagagaaaaaaaggaaagtggtcTTGATCACCCAGCCTGCCCCgcaccaggccccaccccaggtGCTGAGCCCTCTGAGCCCCTGCCTGTCTCCCACAGGCTCTGCCCTGCACCCTAGGGCTCGGGATGCTGCTGGCCCTGCCAGGGGCCTTGGGCTCGGGTGGCAGTGCGGAGGACAGCGTGGGCTCCAGCTCTGTCACCGttgtcctgctgctgctgctgctcttgcTGCTGGTCACTGGCCTGGCACTGGCCTGGCGCCGCCTCAGCCGTGACTCGGGGGGCTACTACCACCCAGCCCGCCTGGGTGCCGCGCTGTGGGGCCGCACACGGCGCTTGCTGTGGGCCAGCCCCCCGGGCCGCTGGCTGCAGGCCCGAGCTGAGCTGGGGTCCCCAGACAATGACCTTGAGCGACAGGAGGATGAGCAAGACGCAGACTATGACCACGTCACGGATGGTGGCCTGCAGGCTGACCCCGGGGAAGGCGAGCAGCTATGTGGAGAGGCGTCCAGCCCAGAGCAAGTCCCTGTGCGGGCTGAGGAAGCCAGAGACAGTGACACGGAGGGTGACCTGGTCCTTGGCTCCCCAGGAGCAGCAAGCGCAGGGGGCAGTGCTGAGGCCCTGCTAAGTGACCTGCATGCCTTTGCTGGCAGTGCGGCCTGGGACGACAGCGCCAGGGCAGCTGGGGGCCAGGGCCTCCATGTCACCGCACTGTAGCGGCTGGTCTTGGTATCCCATCTCTGCCACGGCCACTCACTCCctgtgcctctgcttcccaagatGCCATGGCTGGATTGGACCCCCACCCCACATGACCACACCTCAGACTGTCACCCCCCACCAGTTCCCAAGTCCACGTGTACCCCCCTCACCACGGGAAGGgccccacccccactgccacAGGCATCAGGCAACCGTTT from Rhinopithecus roxellana isolate Shanxi Qingling chromosome 15, ASM756505v1, whole genome shotgun sequence includes:
- the PTPRCAP gene encoding protein tyrosine phosphatase receptor type C-associated protein → MALPCTLGLGMLLALPGALGSGGSAEDSVGSSSVTVVLLLLLLLLLVTGLALAWRRLSRDSGGYYHPARLGAALWGRTRRLLWASPPGRWLQARAELGSPDNDLERQEDEQDADYDHVTDGGLQADPGEGEQLCGEASSPEQVPVRAEEARDSDTEGDLVLGSPGAASAGGSAEALLSDLHAFAGSAAWDDSARAAGGQGLHVTAL